TAGGGATTTTGGATACAAACACACCTACTGTATAGAACCTTCAAAAGCCTTATCACAGATAGCGGAGAAACATGGAGTAAGGGTTTTTAATCAATTTTTCACCAGTGAAACTAATTTAGATATTGATATTGATGTTTTTATTTTAGTCCATGTGCTAGAACATTTTAAAGATCCCGTATCTATCATAGAAAAATGTTTAACCTTGGGCAGAAAAATAGTTATAGAAGTGCCATATCTTTGCGGACATTTGCATGAACATATGTTCTTCTTTTCTGTGAGTTCATTCCAAGAAATTTGTAAGCTTGTAAGTGCTAAAATACTTGAATACGAGATAGACAACTACTTCAATAATTATCCAGTTCTAAGACTCATTATATCAAAGGATGGCGGATTAAAAGATGACGCAAACAAAAAAGAAACCTATGAAGAAGTGTTAAGCTGCCTGCATAGGGAAAAACTAAATACACAATCTCAAGTAGAACGCTTAATAAGTATACTTGAAAGTGGTGGTAGCTACCTGTTATGGGGTTCTGGCTCTTCTGCAATTATTGTATTGAACTTGATACGTGATAAGCTTTTGGAGCTTACGAAGAAGCAAGTTTGTAAAATCCTTTTGACAGATAGTGATAAAAGTAGGCATGGTAAGTTTATACCAGGCATAGGCATAGAAGTGACACCGTACGAAAGTTTGATCGGTATTAAGTTCAGTGGTGTAATAATACTATCACAGTTCTATAGAGAGATAGAAGAGCTTGCCAGAAGAATAGGCTTGACATTTGAAAGGATTTATGTTATATAGCGAATGGACGATTTACATAACATAATTATGAGGCAGGAAAACTATAATGAGTTTGTAGCACGTAGAGTCAATCTCAAGGATGTTGTGCCATTAGAGCGCCCACTCTCTGTATATATTGAACCTACAAACAAATGCACATTTAAGTGTATATCATGCCCATTAAGCTTGTCAAATTACACTGAAATAAGACCCTATAGAACGATGCGATATGAGGAGTTTGAGAGAATAGTAGAACTTATCAGGGAAGATTTCAAAAGGGTTAAAGTTCTCAACCTTTACATGATTGGCGAGCCACTTTTGCATAAGGATATTGTTAAAATGATAAGAAAAGCCAAGCAGGAAGACATAGCTGAAAGAATAGTTATAAGCACAAATGGCTCATTATTAGAGTCAGTGGACACTGAAAGTTTATTGTCTTCAGGGGTTGACTATATAAACATATCAATATACGGCGCTGATGAAAAATCCTTTAAGGAAAGCACAAATTCTAAGTATAGTCTTGAAGAGATTTTAAGTGCTATATCCAAATTGGTTAGGTTAAGAGATATAACAAACTCTCAAGTTAATATAAATTGTTCCATTTTCAAAGATGAAAACGCCAAAAAGATAAAAGATAAGCTTGTTGAGATTTGCGATGGCGTTTTCGAGAAACATCTGATGGACTGGACAGAAAAAGAAGGGAGTTTCACAAAAAACTTTAAACCACTCTCTGAGCGCAAGTCTATTAAAACTTGTCCTATGCCTTTCTTTCAAATGGTCATACATTCAGACTTAAAGGTGAGTATTTGTTGTAATGACTATGCACAAAGGCTCGTAGTAGGAGACTTAAGGAATCAACGACCGGTTGAAATATGGAACGGGCTTAAGTGGAACTTGATAAGGTCTTCTATTTTACTCTATGGATACAAGTCTATCTCCGCTTGTGGAACTTGTTATACGCCCGAATATGCTTACGAAGAGGATAATCTTGATGAGCTGAGTTTTCAGACATATCTATCAAGAATAGAAACATGAAAATATTAATATCACCCGCTGGTGGAGGTACTATAGCGGGTGTGGTTGATTACTTCAGGAAAAAAGGCTACTCGCCTATAGGCATTGACTCAAACAAACATGCTACAGGAGCTCCATTGTTTGATAAATTTTTTACAGTGCCAAAGGTTAGCGAACCGGACTACGAGGAATATGTAGGTAGAATAATAGCAAAAGAAGATGTAGATTTTTACATATCTTGGCTTGAGCCGGAGATATTATTCTGGAATGAAAAATTTCTCAGTCAAGGTTTAAAGTGGAGGACCATATTTCTTATGAACTTCCGAAAGGATTTACAAAGCCTACAAGATAAGTACCTTTTATATAATAAACTGAAAACTCTGGGAATAGAGCTTCCCAAAACATCAAAACTTACAAACTATATGCACTATCAAGATAGTGTTGATTATCCTATTGTTATAAAACCTCGTTTATCTAGCGGAGGCAAAGGACTCATAATAGCGGAAGATTATCAGGATATAAATTGTGTGGTAGAAAGGTTAAAGAGAAAAAAAATAGAGTTGGATGACTTTATAATACAAAATTATATACAAGGTGACGAATATTCTGTTGATTTCTTCGCCATAAAAGGTAAAGTATTAAACATGGTAGTAAGACGCAGAATAGCTCATAGTGGATTTAGCACGGTCGGAGAAGTGGTTGAATCAAGTGTATTGGAGAATCTTGTGTCTACAATTGCAAGTAAACTTGCGTTAGAGGGTCTATACAATATTCAGTTTATACAAAGGAATGACACATTTTATCCAACAGACCTTAACTGTAGACCGAGTGGAACTATAATACTTTCAATAATGAGTGGAGTTGATCTATTGCAAAACTTTATAG
The sequence above is a segment of the Bacteroidia bacterium genome. Coding sequences within it:
- a CDS encoding ATP-grasp domain-containing protein encodes the protein MKILISPAGGGTIAGVVDYFRKKGYSPIGIDSNKHATGAPLFDKFFTVPKVSEPDYEEYVGRIIAKEDVDFYISWLEPEILFWNEKFLSQGLKWRTIFLMNFRKDLQSLQDKYLLYNKLKTLGIELPKTSKLTNYMHYQDSVDYPIVIKPRLSSGGKGLIIAEDYQDINCVVERLKRKKIELDDFIIQNYIQGDEYSVDFFAIKGKVLNMVVRRRIAHSGFSTVGEVVESSVLENLVSTIASKLALEGLYNIQFIQRNDTFYPTDLNCRPSGTIILSIMSGVDLLQNFIEWKTGQQITIFGKPKHLKMYRLYKEIFVYD
- a CDS encoding radical SAM protein, which produces MRQENYNEFVARRVNLKDVVPLERPLSVYIEPTNKCTFKCISCPLSLSNYTEIRPYRTMRYEEFERIVELIREDFKRVKVLNLYMIGEPLLHKDIVKMIRKAKQEDIAERIVISTNGSLLESVDTESLLSSGVDYINISIYGADEKSFKESTNSKYSLEEILSAISKLVRLRDITNSQVNINCSIFKDENAKKIKDKLVEICDGVFEKHLMDWTEKEGSFTKNFKPLSERKSIKTCPMPFFQMVIHSDLKVSICCNDYAQRLVVGDLRNQRPVEIWNGLKWNLIRSSILLYGYKSISACGTCYTPEYAYEEDNLDELSFQTYLSRIET
- a CDS encoding class I SAM-dependent methyltransferase, producing the protein MSGINCNPLDDRLLYEIYGDYETILPSSGIGREKFIGILDFIKRHISKEEKIVEIGCGDGYLLKILRDFGYKHTYCIEPSKALSQIAEKHGVRVFNQFFTSETNLDIDIDVFILVHVLEHFKDPVSIIEKCLTLGRKIVIEVPYLCGHLHEHMFFFSVSSFQEICKLVSAKILEYEIDNYFNNYPVLRLIISKDGGLKDDANKKETYEEVLSCLHREKLNTQSQVERLISILESGGSYLLWGSGSSAIIVLNLIRDKLLELTKKQVCKILLTDSDKSRHGKFIPGIGIEVTPYESLIGIKFSGVIILSQFYREIEELARRIGLTFERIYVI